In Porphyrobacter sp. LM 6, one DNA window encodes the following:
- the argS gene encoding arginine--tRNA ligase, with the protein MTKPKTLYAAYAALTETVLTDLVGEGVLPAGTSFANVTLEPPRDASHGDLATNAAMVLAKGAGMNPRALAEAIVAKLAAHPAITSADIAGPGFINLRLAPQAWLDELAAIASLAADYGRSGMGEGRMVNVEYVSANPTGPMHMGHCRGAVVGDALAGLLEFAGHRVTKEYYVNDAGAQVDVLARSVHMRYREALGEEITIPEGLYPGDYLVPVGKALAAEFGDQYAAAPESDWLILFRTRAVAAMMDMIREDLATLGIKHDLFSSEAELQASGKVDAAEKWLRDHDLVYDGVLEAPKGKAPPEDWEPVSLPLFRSTKFGDDQDRPIKKSNGAWTYFGADLAYHFQKAQDADALVDIWGADHAGTVKRIKAAVAALTSADGAAPKPFEVKLVQMVQLMKGGQPFKMSKRAGNFVTLADVVEMVGKDVVRFTMLTRKPDAQMDFDFDKVVEASKDNPVFYVQYAHARIRSTLRKAAEAGFAPSDANLDLLGAEELALVARAAQFPREIEAAARAREPHRIAFYLYDLAADLHSFWNLGNDRVEKRFIVEQDASLTAARLFLAQAIGQVIRNGLGVLGVEAVESM; encoded by the coding sequence ATGACCAAGCCCAAGACCCTTTATGCGGCCTATGCCGCGCTGACCGAAACCGTGCTGACCGATCTGGTCGGCGAAGGCGTGCTGCCTGCGGGCACCTCCTTTGCCAACGTCACGCTCGAACCGCCGCGCGATGCCTCGCACGGCGACCTGGCGACCAATGCCGCGATGGTGCTGGCCAAGGGCGCCGGGATGAACCCGCGTGCGCTGGCCGAGGCGATTGTCGCCAAGCTCGCCGCGCATCCCGCGATCACCAGTGCCGACATCGCCGGCCCCGGCTTCATCAACCTGCGGCTCGCCCCGCAGGCATGGCTGGACGAGCTGGCCGCGATCGCCAGCCTCGCCGCAGATTATGGCCGTTCGGGCATGGGCGAGGGCCGCATGGTCAATGTCGAATATGTCTCGGCCAACCCCACTGGCCCGATGCACATGGGCCATTGCCGCGGCGCGGTGGTGGGCGATGCGCTCGCCGGGCTGCTCGAATTCGCCGGCCACCGCGTCACCAAGGAATACTACGTCAACGATGCCGGCGCGCAGGTCGATGTTCTCGCCCGCTCAGTGCACATGCGGTATCGCGAGGCGCTGGGCGAAGAGATCACGATCCCCGAGGGCCTGTATCCCGGCGATTACCTCGTCCCCGTGGGCAAGGCGCTCGCGGCCGAGTTCGGTGACCAATATGCCGCCGCGCCCGAGAGCGACTGGCTGATCCTGTTCCGCACCCGCGCGGTCGCGGCGATGATGGACATGATCCGCGAGGATCTGGCGACGCTCGGCATCAAGCACGACCTGTTCTCTTCCGAGGCAGAATTGCAGGCCTCGGGCAAGGTCGATGCGGCCGAGAAGTGGCTGCGCGACCATGATCTCGTTTATGACGGCGTGCTCGAAGCCCCCAAGGGCAAGGCCCCGCCCGAAGACTGGGAGCCGGTCTCGCTGCCGCTGTTCCGTTCGACCAAGTTCGGGGACGATCAGGATCGCCCGATCAAGAAATCGAACGGGGCGTGGACCTATTTCGGCGCGGACTTGGCCTACCACTTCCAGAAGGCGCAGGATGCCGATGCTCTCGTCGATATCTGGGGTGCTGACCATGCGGGAACGGTCAAGCGGATCAAGGCGGCGGTTGCTGCGCTGACCAGCGCGGACGGTGCTGCGCCCAAGCCGTTCGAGGTCAAGCTGGTCCAGATGGTGCAGCTGATGAAGGGCGGCCAGCCGTTCAAGATGTCGAAGCGGGCGGGTAACTTCGTGACGCTGGCCGACGTCGTCGAGATGGTCGGAAAGGACGTGGTGCGCTTCACCATGCTCACCCGCAAGCCCGACGCCCAGATGGACTTCGATTTCGACAAGGTGGTCGAAGCCTCGAAGGACAATCCGGTGTTCTATGTGCAATATGCCCACGCCCGGATCCGTTCGACCCTGCGGAAGGCCGCCGAGGCGGGGTTTGCGCCGTCTGATGCCAACCTCGATCTGCTGGGCGCGGAGGAGCTGGCGCTGGTCGCCCGTGCCGCGCAGTTCCCGCGCGAAATCGAGGCGGCAGCCCGCGCGCGCGAACCGCACCGGATTGCCTTCTACCTCTATGACCTTGCGGCCGATCTCCATTCCTTCTGGAACCTGGGTAATGACCGCGTGGAAAAGCGCTTCATCGTGGAACAGGATGCCAGCCTGACTGCGGCAAGGCTTTTCCTTGCCCAAGCAATCGGGCAAGTCATCCGAAACGGTCTCGGCGTGCTCGGCGTCGAGGCGGTCGAAAGCATGTAA
- a CDS encoding SPOR domain-containing protein, which translates to MIDAEYEELDGGNDELDLAATDSLPWLESDEEDEDAGGLDTSQILGFAVVLLVLLGAVVGGVWVISNQNIGTEVVADGSVIEAPAGPIKQRPDDPGGKEFAGTGNLAPVVGEGGKRDAVVASKDPAPAATPTVPSPKLVPVTAPSASPSAAAANVPGVGVQLAAYGTRARAEQGWAEVTRRTDVLTGVKYRVVEGKVDIGTVYRLQAVAPSRAEAERLCAALKADGVDCQIK; encoded by the coding sequence ATGATCGATGCCGAATACGAGGAACTGGACGGCGGGAACGACGAGCTTGATCTCGCCGCGACCGACAGCCTGCCGTGGCTCGAATCCGATGAGGAAGACGAGGATGCGGGCGGGCTCGATACGTCGCAGATCCTCGGCTTCGCCGTCGTGCTGCTGGTGCTGCTCGGCGCGGTTGTGGGCGGTGTCTGGGTCATTTCGAACCAGAATATCGGGACCGAGGTGGTCGCCGATGGCTCTGTGATCGAGGCGCCGGCCGGCCCGATCAAGCAACGCCCCGATGATCCGGGGGGCAAGGAATTCGCCGGCACCGGTAACCTCGCGCCTGTGGTTGGCGAGGGCGGCAAGCGCGATGCCGTGGTTGCAAGCAAGGATCCCGCGCCCGCCGCGACCCCGACAGTGCCGTCGCCCAAGCTTGTCCCCGTCACCGCGCCCAGCGCTTCGCCGAGTGCGGCAGCGGCAAATGTTCCGGGCGTGGGCGTGCAGCTTGCCGCCTATGGCACCCGCGCCCGCGCCGAACAGGGCTGGGCCGAGGTCACCCGTCGCACCGACGTGCTCACCGGGGTCAAATACCGCGTGGTCGAGGGCAAGGTCGATATCGGCACTGTCTATCGCTTGCAGGCCGTGGCTCCGAGCCGCGCCGAGGCCGAGCGCCTTTGCGCCGCGCTCAAGGCCGACGGGGTCGATTGCCAGATCAAGTAA
- the nagZ gene encoding beta-N-acetylhexosaminidase — protein sequence MTPAIFGLSGPQLTADERAFFRAADPAGYILFGRNCVDPEQLRALTDDLRSIHGRDRLLVSIDQEGGRVARLRPPHWSPYPCGDAFAQLYDIAPASAIEAARASATAMALELSAMGITVDYHPPLDLRVPGAHDVIGDRALGADPVQVASLGRAILEGLAAGGVAGCIKHMPGHGRTDVDTHKALPTVTASAEELEDDLVPFRTLNHAPIGMTGHLVFTAWDAENPATLSETVIRDIIRGSIGFDGLLLTDDIDMEALGGTIPERAARAYEAGCDIILNCWAKMHDMEGICEVLPEMSDATAARLDRALAGTRIAPAIAPEQRELLAKRDALLALTGAAA from the coding sequence ATGACTCCGGCGATCTTCGGCCTCAGCGGCCCGCAATTGACGGCTGACGAGCGCGCGTTCTTCCGCGCGGCTGACCCGGCGGGCTATATCCTGTTCGGGCGCAATTGCGTCGATCCCGAGCAACTGCGCGCGCTGACCGACGATTTGCGGAGTATCCACGGGCGTGATCGGTTGCTGGTGTCGATTGATCAGGAAGGCGGCCGCGTCGCCCGTCTGCGTCCGCCGCACTGGTCGCCTTACCCCTGCGGCGATGCCTTCGCGCAGCTTTACGACATCGCCCCCGCCAGCGCGATTGAGGCCGCGCGCGCCAGTGCCACTGCAATGGCGCTGGAGCTGTCGGCGATGGGGATCACGGTCGATTACCACCCGCCGCTCGATCTCAGGGTGCCGGGGGCGCACGACGTGATCGGCGACCGCGCACTGGGCGCCGATCCGGTGCAGGTTGCGAGCCTCGGCCGCGCAATCCTCGAAGGGTTGGCGGCAGGCGGCGTGGCGGGCTGCATCAAGCATATGCCCGGCCACGGCCGCACCGACGTTGATACCCACAAGGCGCTACCCACCGTCACCGCCAGCGCCGAAGAGCTGGAGGACGATCTCGTCCCGTTCCGCACGCTCAATCATGCGCCCATCGGGATGACCGGGCATCTGGTGTTCACCGCCTGGGATGCCGAGAACCCGGCGACGCTGTCGGAAACTGTGATCCGCGATATCATCCGCGGCAGCATCGGCTTTGATGGTCTGCTGCTGACCGACGATATCGACATGGAGGCGCTGGGCGGCACCATCCCCGAACGCGCCGCGCGGGCGTATGAGGCTGGGTGCGACATCATCCTCAACTGCTGGGCGAAGATGCACGATATGGAGGGCATCTGTGAAGTGCTCCCCGAAATGTCCGATGCCACTGCCGCGCGGCTCGACCGGGCGCTGGCCGGTACCCGCATTGCTCCCGCGATCGCGCCTGAACAGCGCGAGCTGCTGGCCAAGCGCGATGCGCTGCTGGCGCTGACGGGAGCGGCGGCATGA
- a CDS encoding segregation and condensation protein A → MFPPETGKPDADALYLELDGWEGPLDLLLDLARRQKVDLRQISILALVDQYLTYIERAGALKLELAADYLVMAAWLAYLKSAMLLPKEEQEDPSPEELALRLQLRLQRLGAMREAAARLMGRDRIGRDVFLRGAPEGLRTDRKIVWRSDMFALIQAYGQVKARTAPRIYHIANRPVMTLDSALERVSAMLGVTLDWMDIRDFLPPHASPELRRSALASSFVAALELTKRGKAELEQDGAFAPLRIRRLKEGAAA, encoded by the coding sequence ATGTTCCCGCCGGAGACCGGCAAGCCCGATGCCGATGCGCTCTACCTTGAGCTCGACGGCTGGGAAGGCCCGCTCGACCTGCTGCTTGATCTGGCGCGGCGGCAGAAGGTTGACCTGCGGCAGATCTCGATCCTCGCGCTGGTCGACCAGTATCTCACCTATATCGAGCGGGCGGGCGCGCTGAAGCTGGAGCTGGCCGCCGATTACCTCGTGATGGCGGCGTGGCTCGCCTATCTCAAATCGGCGATGCTGCTGCCCAAGGAGGAGCAGGAAGACCCCTCGCCCGAAGAACTCGCGCTGCGGCTGCAACTGCGGCTGCAACGCCTGGGCGCGATGCGCGAGGCCGCCGCGCGGCTGATGGGGCGTGACCGGATAGGGCGCGACGTGTTTCTGCGGGGCGCGCCCGAAGGTCTCAGAACCGATCGCAAGATCGTCTGGCGCAGCGATATGTTCGCGCTGATCCAGGCCTATGGGCAGGTCAAGGCGCGCACAGCGCCGCGTATCTACCACATCGCCAACCGTCCCGTGATGACGCTCGATTCCGCGCTGGAGCGGGTCTCGGCGATGCTCGGCGTGACGCTTGACTGGATGGATATCCGTGACTTCCTGCCGCCCCATGCCTCGCCCGAATTGCGCCGTTCGGCGCTGGCATCGAGCTTCGTCGCGGCGCTCGAACTGACCAAACGCGGCAAGGCCGAACTTGAACAGGACGGTGCCTTCGCCCCCTTGCGCATCCGCCGTCTCAAGGAGGGCGCGGCGGCATGA
- the scpB gene encoding SMC-Scp complex subunit ScpB → MNENAPGTLERAVEATLFASEEPLSVEALAAHLGGLEPADVREALGQLEAAYRQRGVQLVERGGRWHFETAPDLAHLLRREKEQVRRLSRAATEVLAIIAYHEPVSRAEIESIRGVQTSAGTLDVLLEAGWIRLAGRREVPGRPVIYATTPEFLDHFGLASRRDLPGIDELRAAGLLDPVDEAMEAAMQFEADEVDESDANLAD, encoded by the coding sequence ATGAACGAGAACGCACCCGGCACACTGGAACGCGCGGTCGAAGCGACGTTGTTCGCTTCGGAAGAACCGCTGAGCGTCGAGGCGCTCGCGGCCCATCTCGGCGGGCTGGAACCGGCGGACGTGCGCGAGGCGCTGGGGCAGCTCGAAGCCGCCTATCGCCAGCGCGGGGTGCAACTGGTCGAGCGCGGCGGTCGCTGGCACTTCGAGACCGCGCCTGATCTGGCCCATCTGCTGCGCCGCGAGAAGGAACAGGTGCGCCGCCTCAGCCGCGCCGCGACCGAGGTCCTCGCGATCATCGCCTATCACGAGCCTGTCAGCCGGGCGGAGATTGAATCGATCCGCGGGGTGCAGACCAGCGCGGGTACGCTCGACGTGCTGCTTGAAGCGGGGTGGATCCGGCTCGCCGGCCGCCGCGAGGTGCCGGGCCGCCCGGTGATTTACGCCACCACGCCCGAATTCCTCGACCACTTCGGCCTTGCCAGCCGCCGTGACCTCCCGGGCATCGACGAATTGCGCGCCGCAGGTCTGCTCGATCCGGTCGACGAGGCGATGGAGGCGGCGATGCAGTTCGAAGCTGACGAGGTCGACGAGAGCGACGCAAATTTGGCGGACTGA
- a CDS encoding twin-arginine translocase TatA/TatE family subunit — MGSFSIWHWLIVLVIVLVLFGRGRISEMMGDFGKGISSFKKGLNETEETAAKAARIEPPAPTPSETAPTADKTDTTGA, encoded by the coding sequence ATGGGTAGCTTTTCGATCTGGCACTGGCTGATTGTGCTGGTGATCGTGCTGGTGCTGTTCGGCCGCGGCCGTATCTCCGAGATGATGGGCGATTTCGGCAAGGGCATTTCGAGCTTCAAGAAGGGCCTCAACGAGACCGAGGAAACCGCCGCCAAGGCCGCTCGGATCGAACCGCCTGCGCCCACGCCGAGCGAAACCGCCCCTACGGCCGACAAGACCGACACCACCGGCGCTTGA
- the tatB gene encoding Sec-independent protein translocase protein TatB has translation MFDIGASELLVILIVAVVVIGPKDLPLAMRTAGRWIGKMRRMSAHFRSGIDAMVREAELEEMEKKWKAQNEEIMRRSAALTEAEAGAPVMTGPPPVAAPVPPPVDAPPPLDTPPPAETPPADPAPKGAGDV, from the coding sequence ATGTTCGATATCGGTGCTTCCGAACTGCTGGTCATCCTGATCGTCGCGGTCGTCGTGATCGGGCCGAAGGACCTGCCGCTCGCCATGCGCACCGCCGGACGCTGGATCGGCAAGATGCGGCGGATGTCGGCGCATTTCCGTTCGGGCATCGACGCGATGGTGCGCGAGGCCGAGCTGGAGGAAATGGAAAAGAAGTGGAAGGCGCAGAACGAGGAAATCATGCGCCGTTCCGCTGCTTTGACGGAAGCCGAAGCGGGCGCTCCGGTGATGACCGGCCCGCCCCCCGTGGCAGCGCCGGTACCGCCGCCGGTTGACGCGCCGCCGCCGCTTGACACCCCGCCACCAGCCGAAACACCGCCCGCCGATCCTGCGCCGAAGGGGGCAGGCGATGTTTGA
- the tatC gene encoding twin-arginine translocase subunit TatC — translation MFEVKDLDETRAPLLDHLIELRTRIIRALLALGVGFAICLYFSDEILGLLIFPLKQAFPNGQGQLIFTKLPEVFFVELKVALFAGFMVSFPVIANQLWAFVAPGLYAREKKAFLPFLFATPVLFGAGASLAYFVVMPTAFRFFLGFGGEAGGLKVEALPSAGEYLSLVMQFILGFGITFLLPVLLLLLHRAGIVTRAQMVAARRYVIVVIFVIAAIVTPPDPGSQIILALPLCLLFEASLFLMRWQEKAVAADKAAREAEEAAEKAAAE, via the coding sequence ATGTTTGAGGTCAAGGATCTCGACGAGACGCGCGCGCCGCTGCTCGACCACCTGATCGAGCTGCGCACCCGCATCATCCGTGCCTTGCTGGCGCTCGGTGTGGGCTTTGCGATTTGCCTCTATTTCTCGGACGAAATTCTCGGCCTGCTGATCTTTCCGCTCAAGCAGGCTTTCCCCAACGGGCAGGGCCAGCTGATCTTCACCAAGCTGCCAGAAGTGTTCTTCGTCGAACTGAAAGTGGCGCTGTTCGCCGGGTTCATGGTGAGTTTTCCGGTCATCGCCAACCAGCTCTGGGCCTTTGTCGCGCCGGGGCTCTATGCGCGCGAGAAGAAAGCCTTCCTGCCGTTCCTGTTCGCAACGCCGGTGCTGTTTGGCGCGGGCGCATCGCTGGCCTATTTCGTGGTCATGCCGACCGCGTTCCGGTTCTTCCTCGGCTTTGGCGGCGAGGCGGGCGGGCTCAAGGTCGAGGCGCTGCCGAGCGCGGGGGAATACCTCAGTCTCGTAATGCAGTTCATTCTCGGCTTCGGGATCACATTCCTTTTGCCGGTGCTGCTGTTGCTGCTCCACCGCGCCGGGATCGTCACCCGCGCGCAGATGGTGGCGGCGCGGCGCTATGTGATCGTGGTGATCTTCGTCATCGCGGCGATCGTAACCCCGCCCGATCCCGGCTCGCAGATCATTCTCGCACTGCCGCTGTGCCTGCTGTTTGAAGCCTCGCTGTTCCTGATGCGCTGGCAGGAAAAGGCGGTCGCCGCCGACAAGGCCGCGCGCGAAGCCGAGGAAGCGGCGGAGAAGGCGGCAGCGGAGTAG